TGCACTTGGGGCAGGCGCCCAGCGAGGTCTGCGCGCTGAAGTCCACCGGCTCGCCGTCGCCCTCGTCCTTGACGTCACCAAAGTCGAACTCGAGCTTCCAGTTCTTGATCTCGTCGTCGAACACCAGCTGCAGCTCGGCGGTGAAAGGGCGACCCATGCGCGAGCGGAAACCTTCCAGCGGGCCGATGCGCTTGTCGCGCAGGAATTGCTCGACCTCGGGCAGTTCAAAGCTGCGGCTGCCGGGGATCTTGGTGATCGAGAACTCGCACTTGGAACAGGCGAAGCGGCGGTAGTTTTCCTTGACCACGCCGCCGCAGTTCGGGCAGGGCGTGGCGAGCGTGGCGTAGTCGCCCGGGATGGTGTCGCGGTCGTAGCTCTTGGCCTTGGCCACCACGCGCTCGGCCATCTTGGCGATGGCCGCCATGAAGTCCTCGCGCGAGAGCTTGCCCTTCTCCATTTGCGCCAGCTGCGACTCCCACTGCCCGGTCAGCTCGGGCTGGGTCAGCTCCTCCACCTGCAGGCCGCGCAGCAGGGTCATCAGCTGGAAGGCCTTGGCGGTGGGGATGAGATCGCGCCCCTCGCGCAGCATGTACTTCTCGGTCAGCAGGCCTTCGATGATGGACGCGCGCGTGGCCGGGGTGCCCAGACCGCGTTCGGCCATGGCCTCGCGCAGTTCGTCGTCGTCCACCAGCTTGCCCGCGCCTTCCATCGCGCCCAGCAGGGTGGCTTCGTTGTAGCGCGCCGGCGGCTTGGTCTGCAGGCCTTTCACGTCGACCGATTCGGTGATGACCTTTTCGCCCTGGCGCACGGCCACCAGGGTGGCGTCGTCGTCCTGGGCTTCCTTGCCATACACCGCCAGCCAGCCCGGGTTGACCAACACCTTGCCATTGGTCTGGAAGCTGTGCAGCCCGACCTTGGAGATGCGCGTCGTCACCTGGAACTCGGCCGCCGGGAAGAACACCGCCAGGAAGCGCTTGACCACCAGCTCATAGAGCTTGGCCTCGGCCTCGCTCAAGGAGCCCGGGGGCTGCAGCGTCGGAATGATGGCGAAGTGGTCGCTGACCTTGGTGTTGTCGAACACCTTCTTGGTGGGCTTGATGTAGCCGGCTTTCAAAGCCGTGGCCGCATGCGCACCCAGGCCGGCCGGATTGGCATCCTGCAGCATCTCGGCGGTCTGCTTGGCCACGGCCAGATAGTCCTCGGGCAGATGGCGGCTGTCGGTACGCGGATAGGTCAGGGCCTTGTGCTTTTCGTACAGGGCCTGGGCCAGCGACAGCGTGGTCTTGGCCGAGAAGCCGAAACGCCCGTTGGCCTCGCGCTGCAGCGTGGTCAGGTCGAACAGACCGGGGCTGGCCTGGGTGCTGGGCTTGCTCTCTTCCGTCACCGTGGCCGGCTGGCCCTTGACGGCCGCGGCGATGGACTCCGCCTGGGCCTTGTTCCAGATGCGGTCGGCGCGCGCATCGCCGTCCTCACCCTTCTTGAAGTTCGGGTCGATCCACTTGCCCTCGTACTGACCGGCAATGGCATCGAACTGCGCGCGCACCTCCCAGTAGTCGCGCGCCACATGCTTGCGGATCTTTTCCTCGCGCTCCACCACGATGGAGAGTGTGGGCGTCTGCACCCGGCCCACCGTGGTCAGGAAGAAGCCGCCATCGCGGCTGTTGAAGGCCGTCATGGCGCGCGTGCCATTGATGCCCACCAGCCAGTCGGCCTCGCTGCGGCAGCGCGCGGCGTCGGCCAGGGGCAGCAGGTCGGCATCGCTGCGCAGATTGGCAAAGCCGTCGCGGATGGCCTGCGGCGTCATGCTCTGCAGCCACAGGCGCTGCACGGTCTTGTCGAACTTGCCGCGCGCGGGTTGGGCGTACTGCAGGATCAGGCGAAAGATCAGCTCCCCCTCGCGGCCCGCGTCACAGGCGTTGATCAGATGGTCCACATCCTTGCGGCGGATCAGTTTGACCAGGGCGTTCAAGCGGCCCTTGCTCTTGTCGATGGGCTGCAGATCGAAGTGCGGCGGAATCACCGGCAGGTTGGCGAAGCTCCATTTGCCGCGCTTGGGGTCCACCCCTTCCGGCGCGGCAATCTCCACCAGATGGCCGACCGCCGACGACACGATGTAGCGCTCGTTCTCGTGGAACTCGTCGTGCTTTTCGAACTTGCCGCTCTCGGGCGTCAAGGCGCGCACGATGTCCAGCGCAACGGATGGCTTCTCGGCAATGACCAGGGTCTTTTGGCTCATGGGCTCTCAGATTTTGTTGAGGGGGCTCTGCTGCACAATCCGCGCCGCGAAAGCGCTCGTGTACACGCGCACACGCGCGCACCCCTGTTATTCACTATACGAACGGAATTGATGAGCTCGACGCCGAATCGCCGCATCCAGGTCCGCCGCTCCGGCGTGCACGGTCGCGGTGTCTATGCCCTGGGGCCTTTTGCGGCGGGGGAACGCATCATCGAATACCGGGGCGAGCGCATCAGCGACGAAGAGGCAGCCGCCCGCCATCCGGCCGATCCAGCCGAGCCGAATCACACCTTTTACTTCTCGCTCGAAGGCGGCGGCGTGATCGACGCGCGCTTCCAGGGCAATAGCGCGCGCTGGATCAACCACTCTTGCGCCCCCAACTGCGAAGCCGACGAGATCAAGGGCCGGGTCTACATCCACGCCCTGCGCGACATCGAGGCCGGCGAGGAACTGTTTTACGACTACCACCTGACGGTGGAAGAGCGCTACACCGCCAAACTCAAGCGCGAGTACCAGTGCCTGTGCGGCGCCGCGCAGTGCCGCGGCACCCTGCTCTACCCCAAAGGAAAGTAGCCATGGACAGCACGCTGCAGCTGGACTGGGGCACCGGCCCCCTGGCCCAAGCCCTGGGCCCCGGACTGCGCGTGGAAGTCCGGGCCTGCTGCGGCTCTACGAACACCGAACTGCTGGCGCTGTGCCGCGAGGGCCTGAGCCGCCCGCACCTTTTGGTGGCCGAGCAGCAAACCGCCGGCCGCGGCCGCCTGGGGCGGCAGTGGCAGTCCTGGCCCGGCGCCTCGCTGACCTTTTCGCTCGCCTGGCCCTGGGAGGGCGCGCCGCTCGATGGCCTGTCGCTGGCCGTGGGCGCCGCCCTGGCCGAGGCCCTGGACCCCGCCGGGCAGTTGCTGCAACTCAAATGGCCCAACGACCTGTGGCTGGCGCGGCGCAAGCTGGGCGGCATCCTGATCGAGACCGTCAGCCAAGGCGGCGGCAGCCCGCGCGCCGTGGTGGTGGGCGTGGGGCTCAACATCGAAGCCCGACCCGATGCGCCGGCCGAGCTGCGGCTGGCCGGGCTACGCGAATGCGATGCGCGCTGGAGTGCCCCGCTGGCCCTGGCCGCCGTAGCCCCCGCCCTGATGGATTTGTTGCAGCACTGGCCACGCCAGGGCTGGGCCCATTGGCAAGGCCGCTATGCCCCTCGTGACGGCCTGATCGGCCTGCCGCTGCAGATCGGCGGCAACAACGGCTTGGGCGCCGGCACCGGTCCCGGCGGAGAACTGCTGCTGGCGCAAGGCCAGGGCCGGCCTCTGGCCGTCAGCGCCGGCGAGGCCTCGGTGCAATGGGAGACACAGGAATGATGAAGACGTTGCTGGCCCTGTTGCTGGCCGCCAATGCCCTGCTGTTTGCCTGGGGCCAGGGCTGGCTGGGCGGCAACCCGGGTTCCGAACAGCGCGAGCCCGAGCGCCTGGCCGCCCAACAGCGCCCCGAGCAGATGAAGCTACTGGACGCCGCCCAGGCGCAGCGCCTGCGCAGTGCCCCGCCGCTGTGCCGGCAACTTGGCCCCTTTGGCGATGAGGCCAGCCTGCTGGCCGCCGAAGCCGCCTTGCAGCCACTGCAACTGCCGCCCGGCCAGTGGCGGCGCGAAAGCCGCGAACTCAGCGCCCAATGGGGAGTCCTCTCCAGCGCTCCCGAGAACGCCGCCGATGCCGAACGCAAACGCCTGGCGCTGGAGCGCTTCGGCCTCAAGGCCCGCCCCCAGACCGTGCCGGGTGAAGCCCAGGCCAGCCTGCTGGTGGCGCGCTTCGACAACCCGGCCGCCGCCCGTGCCGAAGCCCAGAAGCTGCGCGAGGCCCACGGCCTCAAGGCCCTGCGGGTGCTGGAGCTGCGCCCGGCCCAGACCCAACACTGGCTGCGCGTGCTGGCCTGGCCTGCGGCCCAGCTCAAGACCCAGAGCTCGGCCTGGCCGGGTGGCCCGCAGCCCTGCTCCGCCGCCCCGACGGCGCCAGCAGGCTCGGCCGCATCAACGGCCTCAGCCGCTATTTAGGCGCCGTCCGGGATCTCCGGCTCCACCAGGCGCGCCAACTGATCCAGGGTCTCCTGCCAGCCCAGGCGACAGAAGGCCAGCGGGATGACGTCGGGGATGCCCGTCTGCGAGATGCACAGCTCGGTGCCGCAGACCACCTCAAAAAAGTCCAGGGTCACCAGCATGTCACCGGGCAAATTCGGGTCGTCAAAGCGGTCGGTATAGCGCAGGCGCTGGCCTGGGTTCACCTCCAGGTACTCACCGCCAAAAGAGTGGCTGCTGCCCGTGCCGAAGTTCGTGAAGCTGGCGCGATGGCGGCCGCCGACGCGGGCGTCGAGCTCGTGTACCTCAGCCGTGAAGCCATAGGGCGGCAAGAATTTCTCCATCGCCTTGGGCGTGACGAAGGCCTTGTAGACCTTGGCCGGAGGGGCACGCAGGACGCGCTGCAGATGCAGGGTTTGGGGCATGGTGTTCTCCTCAGGGCTGCGGCGCCGGGTCCTTGGCGTGGTCCACATTGATCATCCAGCGCAGGCCAAAGCGGTCCTGCAACACGCCCCAGTAGGCGCCCCAGAACATGTCGGCCATGGGGCAGTCGGCCTGGCCCCCTTCGCTCAGCGCCGCGTACAAGCGTTCGGCCTCAGCGCGGCTGTCAGGCTCCAGATTGAGCGTGACCTGATTGCCGGGCTCGAACTTTCCGCAGCCCGCGCCCTCCAACACATCGGTGCCCATGATCACGTGCCCGCCCAGGATCGGCAGCGCCACGTGCAAGATCTTCTGCTGGTCGGCCGCCGACATTTCGGGTTGTCCTGGTTGCGCCGGCATGCTGTCAAAGCGCATCGGTGCTACCTCGTACTCGGTGCCGAAGACCTGCTGATAGAGCGCAAAGGCAGCTTCTGTAGTGCCTGGGAAGTTCAGGTAGGTGCTGACACGGGCCATGGGCCTCTCCTTGGGGTTTGGGGATCTCAGGACGACGAAGGAGCCGCTTCGTTTTCGACATCGGCCAGGCGCTGTCGCAGCAAGTTGCGCTCGGCCGCGTTCTCGGTCCAGGCCAGGGCCTGGTGCAAGGCCTGGCGGGCCTCGGCGTCGCGCCCCAGCTGCAGCAGCAGGTCGGCACGCACGCTGGGCAGCCAAGGGTAGCCCTGTAGGGCCGGGTGCTGACCCAGGGCCACCACCACGGGCAAGGCAGCGGCCGCGCCCTGGGCGCGGCTCAAGGCCACGGCCCGGTTCAGGGCCACCACTGGGTTGTCGGGCTGCAGGGCCTGCAGGGTTTCGTAGTCGGCCAGGATGGCGAGCCAGTCGGTGTCTTCGGCCCGGGCGGCGCGCGCATGGCCGGCGGCAATGGCGGCCTGCAGGGTGTACGGGCCGGGCCGGGGCAGGGCCTGGGCGCGGGCGAGTGCCGCCAGGCCGCGCTGGATCAGCAGGCGGTCCCAGCGGCGCCGGTCCTGGTCCATCAGCAGCACCGGCTGGCCCTGGGCATCCAGGCGGGCGCCGAGGCGCGAGGCCTGGATCTCCATCAGCGCCAGCAGGCCCTGGGCCTCGGCCTCCTGCGGACACAGCGCCGCCAGGCTGCGGCACAAGCGCAGGGCTTCCTGGCAGAGCGCGGGGCGCATCCACTGCGGCCCGGCGGTGGCGGTGTAGCCCTCGTTGAACATCAGGTAGAGCACGGTCAGCACCTGGCCCAGGCGCGCCTGGCGTTCCTCGGCACCGGGCAGCTCGAAGCGTGCCTGCAGCTTCTGCAGCTGGGCCTTGGCGCGGCTGATGCGCTGCGCCACCGTGGCCTCCTTGGCGCGCAGCGCGCGGGCGATCTCGGCGGTGCTCAGGCCGCAGACCAGGCGCAGCGTCAGCGCCCACTGCGCCTCGCGCGCCAGGCCCGGGTGGCAGGCGATGAAGAGCAGGTTCAGCACATCGTCCCCCAGCGGGTTGGCCTCGTCGGACAA
Above is a window of Inhella inkyongensis DNA encoding:
- a CDS encoding biotin--[acetyl-CoA-carboxylase] ligase, coding for MDSTLQLDWGTGPLAQALGPGLRVEVRACCGSTNTELLALCREGLSRPHLLVAEQQTAGRGRLGRQWQSWPGASLTFSLAWPWEGAPLDGLSLAVGAALAEALDPAGQLLQLKWPNDLWLARRKLGGILIETVSQGGGSPRAVVVGVGLNIEARPDAPAELRLAGLRECDARWSAPLALAAVAPALMDLLQHWPRQGWAHWQGRYAPRDGLIGLPLQIGGNNGLGAGTGPGGELLLAQGQGRPLAVSAGEASVQWETQE
- a CDS encoding SET domain-containing protein; translation: MSSTPNRRIQVRRSGVHGRGVYALGPFAAGERIIEYRGERISDEEAAARHPADPAEPNHTFYFSLEGGGVIDARFQGNSARWINHSCAPNCEADEIKGRVYIHALRDIEAGEELFYDYHLTVEERYTAKLKREYQCLCGAAQCRGTLLYPKGK
- a CDS encoding VOC family protein, with product MARVSTYLNFPGTTEAAFALYQQVFGTEYEVAPMRFDSMPAQPGQPEMSAADQQKILHVALPILGGHVIMGTDVLEGAGCGKFEPGNQVTLNLEPDSRAEAERLYAALSEGGQADCPMADMFWGAYWGVLQDRFGLRWMINVDHAKDPAPQP
- a CDS encoding SRPBCC family protein translates to MPQTLHLQRVLRAPPAKVYKAFVTPKAMEKFLPPYGFTAEVHELDARVGGRHRASFTNFGTGSSHSFGGEYLEVNPGQRLRYTDRFDDPNLPGDMLVTLDFFEVVCGTELCISQTGIPDVIPLAFCRLGWQETLDQLARLVEPEIPDGA
- a CDS encoding DNA topoisomerase III, with product MSQKTLVIAEKPSVALDIVRALTPESGKFEKHDEFHENERYIVSSAVGHLVEIAAPEGVDPKRGKWSFANLPVIPPHFDLQPIDKSKGRLNALVKLIRRKDVDHLINACDAGREGELIFRLILQYAQPARGKFDKTVQRLWLQSMTPQAIRDGFANLRSDADLLPLADAARCRSEADWLVGINGTRAMTAFNSRDGGFFLTTVGRVQTPTLSIVVEREEKIRKHVARDYWEVRAQFDAIAGQYEGKWIDPNFKKGEDGDARADRIWNKAQAESIAAAVKGQPATVTEESKPSTQASPGLFDLTTLQREANGRFGFSAKTTLSLAQALYEKHKALTYPRTDSRHLPEDYLAVAKQTAEMLQDANPAGLGAHAATALKAGYIKPTKKVFDNTKVSDHFAIIPTLQPPGSLSEAEAKLYELVVKRFLAVFFPAAEFQVTTRISKVGLHSFQTNGKVLVNPGWLAVYGKEAQDDDATLVAVRQGEKVITESVDVKGLQTKPPARYNEATLLGAMEGAGKLVDDDELREAMAERGLGTPATRASIIEGLLTEKYMLREGRDLIPTAKAFQLMTLLRGLQVEELTQPELTGQWESQLAQMEKGKLSREDFMAAIAKMAERVVAKAKSYDRDTIPGDYATLATPCPNCGGVVKENYRRFACSKCEFSITKIPGSRSFELPEVEQFLRDKRIGPLEGFRSRMGRPFTAELQLVFDDEIKNWKLEFDFGDVKDEGDGEPVDFSAQTSLGACPKCKGHVYEHGNNYVCEHQVGSAPTCDFKSGKIILTQVIEPAQMQKLLAEGGTDFLENFVSNRTRRKFKAKLVWDGKAGKVNFEFEPRAPKAPRKTAAKKAA
- a CDS encoding RNA polymerase sigma factor gives rise to the protein MDIARTIQAVWRLEAGKIVGALMRLTRDLALAEDCAQDALLAALEHWPAEGLPRNPAAWLMTSAKHRALDRLRHGQMAERELAALGQDSDARQDAYGPDPLALLLSDEANPLGDDVLNLLFIACHPGLAREAQWALTLRLVCGLSTAEIARALRAKEATVAQRISRAKAQLQKLQARFELPGAEERQARLGQVLTVLYLMFNEGYTATAGPQWMRPALCQEALRLCRSLAALCPQEAEAQGLLALMEIQASRLGARLDAQGQPVLLMDQDRRRWDRLLIQRGLAALARAQALPRPGPYTLQAAIAAGHARAARAEDTDWLAILADYETLQALQPDNPVVALNRAVALSRAQGAAAALPVVVALGQHPALQGYPWLPSVRADLLLQLGRDAEARQALHQALAWTENAAERNLLRQRLADVENEAAPSSS